From a region of the Crocosphaera sp. UHCC 0190 genome:
- a CDS encoding spondin domain-containing protein, producing the protein MNSQTLAFKIRTLITMLTAGSLFTMASAASAVTLKVSIENLAPANGTLLTPLWFGFHNGSFDIYDRDVSLNLFPGTESLVEDGNTGPISAQFDVVGAGTVQGTILGTGGPNVGPIDMGEIASSQLLEVDPTLASSRYFSYASMVIPSNDAFIANGNPLAHRIFDDLGNFIGADFILLGSNILDGGTEVNDEIPANTAFFGQATPNTGVDENGVVTLHGGFNPVGSGGILDDARFVNADFTAPGYQVARIRVELVQVPEPSTIVGLLAIGGAFCLKGRKGVD; encoded by the coding sequence ATGAACAGTCAAACACTCGCCTTCAAAATCCGCACTCTTATTACCATGTTAACCGCAGGGTCTTTATTCACCATGGCCTCTGCTGCTTCTGCTGTTACCCTAAAAGTATCTATCGAAAACCTGGCCCCTGCTAACGGAACCCTGTTAACCCCCCTTTGGTTCGGGTTTCATAATGGTAGCTTTGATATTTATGATCGAGATGTCTCCTTAAATTTATTTCCAGGTACTGAAAGTTTAGTAGAAGATGGCAACACTGGGCCTATCTCCGCCCAATTTGATGTAGTGGGTGCAGGTACAGTCCAAGGAACCATCTTGGGAACAGGAGGCCCAAACGTCGGCCCTATCGATATGGGTGAAATCGCCTCATCGCAATTACTTGAAGTTGACCCAACTTTAGCCAGTAGTCGTTATTTTAGCTATGCTTCCATGGTAATTCCTAGTAATGATGCTTTTATTGCCAATGGGAACCCTTTAGCTCATCGTATCTTTGATGATTTAGGTAACTTCATCGGTGCTGACTTTATTTTGTTGGGATCTAATATTCTCGATGGGGGAACAGAAGTCAATGACGAAATCCCTGCCAATACAGCTTTCTTTGGACAAGCTACCCCCAATACTGGGGTTGATGAAAATGGTGTTGTCACCCTTCACGGTGGATTTAATCCCGTCGGTAGTGGTGGAATTTTAGATGATGCTCGCTTTGTTAATGCAGACTTTACCGCTCCAGGTTATCAAGTTGCCCGCATTCGTGTGGAATTAGTTCAAGTTCCTGAACCAAGTACCATTGTCGGTTTATTAGCGATTGGTGGAGCATTTTGTCTCAAAGGCCGTAAAGGGGTTGATTAA
- the hypB gene encoding hydrogenase nickel incorporation protein HypB: MCVTCGCSDENNVTVTNIQTGIKTDMNTHNHTHTLPDGTVITHSHNHEDHHHSSSSEIHARMHGTTISLEQKILQKNDLIAAQNRGYFKGRDILALNLVSSPGSGKTTLLTRTINDLKERMVINVIEGDQETENDAQKIKETGCKVIQINTGVGCHLEADMIEKGYTQLNPEPHSILMIENVGNLVCPALFDLGEYAKVAILSVTEGEDKPVKYPHMFRESKVIILTKIDLLPYVPFDVEKCLNYAKKVNPNIEIFQVSSLTGEGLSDWYDWLAEHCHLENITKAV, encoded by the coding sequence ATGTGTGTAACTTGTGGTTGTTCTGATGAGAATAATGTTACAGTAACCAACATTCAAACAGGGATAAAAACAGATATGAATACTCATAATCATACCCATACTTTACCTGATGGAACAGTGATTACTCATTCTCACAATCATGAAGATCATCATCATTCCTCATCCTCAGAAATTCATGCTAGAATGCACGGTACGACCATTAGTTTAGAACAAAAGATTTTACAGAAAAATGATTTAATTGCTGCCCAAAATCGAGGCTATTTTAAGGGACGTGATATCTTAGCATTAAATTTAGTCAGTTCTCCAGGTTCCGGTAAAACCACCCTATTAACCCGCACGATTAATGATTTAAAAGAGCGTATGGTTATTAATGTTATTGAAGGAGATCAAGAAACAGAAAATGATGCCCAAAAAATCAAAGAAACAGGCTGTAAAGTCATTCAAATTAACACAGGAGTAGGTTGTCATTTAGAAGCCGACATGATCGAAAAAGGCTATACACAATTAAACCCCGAACCCCATTCAATTTTAATGATTGAAAATGTCGGAAATTTAGTTTGTCCTGCCTTATTTGACTTAGGAGAATATGCCAAAGTTGCGATTCTTTCCGTTACAGAAGGAGAAGACAAACCCGTCAAATATCCCCATATGTTTCGGGAAAGTAAGGTGATTATTTTAACAAAAATAGACTTATTACCTTATGTCCCATTTGATGTTGAAAAATGTTTAAACTATGCTAAAAAAGTCAATCCCAACATTGAGATTTTTCAAGTTTCATCCTTGACAGGAGAAGGGTTATCAGACTGGTATGATTGGTTAGCAGAACACTGTCATCTAGAAAATATTACCAAGGCAGTTTAA
- the hypA gene encoding hydrogenase maturation nickel metallochaperone HypA, whose amino-acid sequence MHELGITQNIVAIVTEHARGAPVKRVTLEIGELSAIMPDSIRFCFDICCQDTILEGATLDIIEVPGKGKCRHCGAEINLSQPFGKCDRCGSKELEIIQGQELQIKEMEVEEICV is encoded by the coding sequence ATGCACGAACTGGGAATCACCCAAAATATTGTAGCCATTGTTACAGAACACGCTAGGGGCGCGCCTGTAAAGCGTGTTACCTTAGAAATTGGTGAATTATCCGCGATTATGCCAGATTCTATTCGTTTTTGCTTTGATATCTGTTGTCAAGATACTATTTTAGAAGGAGCAACTTTAGATATTATTGAAGTACCAGGAAAGGGAAAATGTCGTCATTGTGGGGCAGAAATTAACTTATCTCAACCCTTTGGAAAATGCGATCGCTGCGGAAGTAAGGAATTAGAAATTATTCAAGGACAAGAATTACAAATTAAGGAAATGGAGGTAGAAGAAATATGTGTGTAA
- a CDS encoding two pore domain potassium channel family protein: MKSKTAFQQPMEKALTKVHLFPNQTPPIKAMEEWQEVEEFLGASFQKETTFIRDFLAYLSMSTMFILLGLLIGVLGYHWTARLSWIDATVEASMILSGMGPVSPLNTNSAKLFASIYALFSGLVFVLAMGVVLSPLVYSLLKQLRLHAKD; encoded by the coding sequence TTGAAGAGTAAGACAGCATTCCAACAACCCATGGAGAAAGCCCTCACCAAAGTTCATTTATTTCCGAACCAAACTCCTCCAATAAAAGCAATGGAAGAGTGGCAGGAAGTCGAAGAATTTTTGGGTGCCAGTTTCCAAAAAGAAACCACGTTTATTCGTGATTTTTTGGCCTACCTGAGTATGTCTACCATGTTCATTTTACTGGGGCTTTTAATTGGGGTTCTCGGTTATCATTGGACAGCCCGTTTAAGCTGGATTGATGCTACAGTGGAAGCATCGATGATCCTCAGTGGAATGGGGCCAGTTAGTCCTTTAAACACAAATAGTGCCAAGCTTTTTGCTTCTATTTATGCTCTATTTAGTGGGTTAGTTTTTGTGTTAGCTATGGGGGTTGTCCTCTCTCCTCTAGTATATAGTTTACTGAAACAATTACGCCTTCATGCAAAGGACTAA